The nucleotide window ACGTCGCTCGGTTTCGTCGGGGCCGTGGCGCTGGTCGTTCTCACGGCGCTGATCGGCATGTTGCTCGTGCGTTCCGAGGGCCGCCACACCGCCCGGAAGATCCAGGAGCGTATCCGGAACGGCTCGTTGCCGGGCGACGAACTGCTCGACGGCGGGCTGCTCATCGGTGCGGGCGCGTTCCTGCTCACGCCGGGGTTCGTGACGGATCTCGTCGGGCTGGTACTTGTCGTGCCGGTGACGCGCTGGCCCGTCCGGAAGGCGCTCAAGCGCTGGCTCGTCATCCCGTATCTCGACCGGAAGATGGGGGGGATCGCCAGCGGTGTCGCCTACGGCGGTGGCTTTCCCGACGGGGAGGACACCTACGACGTCGATGCCGGCAGTTACGAGGTCCACGACCGCGATGGCGATACGAGCCGCGACTGAGGACGCGAAGAGAAACGCTTACAAACCGATGGGAGCAATCACTGGTGTCGGGCCAATAGCTCAGTTAGGTTGAGCGCTCGGCTGATAACCGGGAGGTCCGCGGTTCAAATCCGCGTTGGCCCACTGTTCTTCGATCGTTTTCCTCGTAGTGGCGACACCGCTGTCGCTCGCCGGTAACTCTCTGAAAAGACAGCAGGGGGACGTTACAGGTGATGCCACGCAACGGAGCCCCGCTGTCCCGGAGCGCGCCTTGCTCCATCGTTTTCTTTGTGCTTGGACAGCATAAGCTTTGTGTGGTGTGCAGGCGGATGACATGACTGTCGTCGGGCGCACTGCCGACCGTCAGGACTGCTGGAAGCGCGTCGTTCCGGCGGGGCCGGCAGCCAGCTCGTGGCGTGGGGTGTGGTGGACCGGTGGCTCGGCTCGACGGCTCCCGGCGATCGCCGGCTCCACGGTGATCGACGCGTCGTTCCACGGCGCGAACATCGCGTGCGGGATGAACTGCTCGCTGTCGTTTCGGCGCAGCGTCACGCCAGCCGGGTCGGTGGCGACGACGACGGCGTAGCGCTCGTGACTGTCGGTCTCGTAGAGAACGTCCCCGACATCGGGGTCGGCGCGGTCGGTCGTGGCATCGGTGGCTGTCATGGTGGGCTG belongs to Halococcus qingdaonensis and includes:
- a CDS encoding FxsA family protein; translation: MLLRILGLLLLIPLFDMVVLVAVATQTSLGFVGAVALVVLTALIGMLLVRSEGRHTARKIQERIRNGSLPGDELLDGGLLIGAGAFLLTPGFVTDLVGLVLVVPVTRWPVRKALKRWLVIPYLDRKMGGIASGVAYGGGFPDGEDTYDVDAGSYEVHDRDGDTSRD